Proteins from a genomic interval of Leifsonia shinshuensis:
- a CDS encoding alpha-L-glutamate ligase — protein MTTAPAVYAIHENPDWFGPFRDAFEAEGVPLVEWLLVDGVLDLDAAPPEGVFWSRISASSHTRGHARSKDYARSVLSWLESHGRRTVNGRSVIELEMSKVAQLTALRAAGIDTPRTVAVIGTHNLPAAAQDFPTPFVIKHNQGGKGISVRRFDSADELARAVEAGELDEPEDGIMLLQELLVAAEPTITRVEIVDHELVYAVAADTARGGYQLCPADACAIDPDTGALLTPPGATIAPEPDQQLFRLREGFDHPLVAQYVDFTRRHGIEVAGIEFIETVDGRAVTYDVNTNTNYNAVVEAAAPASGPRAIARFLGRELATLYATV, from the coding sequence GTGACCACTGCTCCCGCCGTCTACGCGATCCATGAGAACCCGGACTGGTTCGGCCCGTTCCGGGACGCGTTCGAAGCCGAGGGCGTCCCCCTCGTCGAGTGGCTGCTCGTCGACGGCGTGCTCGACCTCGACGCCGCGCCCCCGGAGGGCGTGTTCTGGTCGCGGATCAGCGCGTCCTCGCACACCCGCGGCCACGCCCGGTCGAAGGACTACGCCCGCAGCGTGCTGTCCTGGCTGGAGTCGCACGGACGGCGGACGGTGAACGGCCGCAGCGTGATCGAGCTGGAGATGAGCAAGGTCGCCCAGCTCACCGCGCTGCGAGCGGCGGGGATCGACACGCCGCGCACTGTCGCGGTGATCGGCACGCACAACCTCCCCGCGGCCGCACAGGACTTCCCGACTCCGTTCGTGATCAAGCACAACCAGGGCGGCAAGGGCATCAGCGTGCGCCGGTTCGACTCGGCCGACGAGCTCGCTCGTGCCGTCGAGGCCGGCGAGCTGGACGAGCCGGAGGACGGCATCATGCTGCTCCAGGAGCTTCTGGTCGCCGCCGAACCGACGATCACGCGCGTGGAGATCGTCGACCACGAGCTCGTCTACGCGGTCGCCGCCGACACCGCCCGCGGCGGGTATCAGCTCTGCCCGGCCGACGCCTGCGCCATCGACCCCGACACCGGAGCGCTGCTCACCCCGCCGGGCGCCACGATCGCACCGGAGCCGGATCAGCAGCTGTTCCGGCTGCGCGAGGGCTTCGACCATCCGCTGGTCGCGCAGTACGTCGACTTCACCCGCCGCCACGGGATCGAGGTCGCCGGGATCGAGTTCATCGAGACCGTCGACGGACGCGCGGTCACCTACGACGTGAACACGAACACGAACTACAACGCGGTCGTGGAGGCCGCGGCCCCCGCCTCCGGTCCGCGAGCCATCGCGCGGTTCCTCGGGCGGGAACTCGCGACGCTCTACGCGACCGTCTGA
- a CDS encoding dipeptide ABC transporter ATP-binding protein yields MSALLEIDDLRVRYHSAGRDVEAVRGIGFEVAAGERVAVVGESGSGKSTTAAAIVRLLAANATVSGAIRFAGDEVSSLGERSFRGLLGRRIGYVPQDPTVSLNPVKTIGQQVAEVLSIHRLADRRAAHEHALEALERAGIDRPAERAAQYPHQLSGGQRQRVLIAIALAARPELVIADEPTSALDVTVQRRILDHLDELTDDLGASTLLITHDLGIAADRADRILVLSEGRLVESGTPDRVLGSPQHAYTRALLAAAPSLNTSGGTFLTRARAERPESTDPQEPGEPLLIATGLVKDFGGNRAVDDVSLAIHRGRTLALVGESGSGKTTTSRLVLRLDDPTAGRIVFDGEDITAARGAALRRLRRRIQVVHQNPYASLNPRFRIADLVAEPLRSHGIGTRQERAARARLLLDQVGLPSDAAERRPSELSGGQRQRVAIARALAIRPDLVVLDEPVSALDVRVQAQVLDLLASLQAELGVAYLFISHDLAVVRQVSDDVAVLREGRVVETGTVAGVFDSPDHPYTRDLLEAIPGRSAPLTPRRTA; encoded by the coding sequence ATGAGCGCGCTGCTGGAGATCGACGACCTCCGTGTCCGCTATCACTCCGCCGGGCGCGACGTGGAGGCCGTGCGCGGCATCGGCTTCGAGGTCGCGGCCGGCGAACGGGTCGCCGTGGTCGGCGAGTCCGGTTCGGGCAAGTCCACGACCGCAGCGGCGATCGTTCGGCTGCTCGCGGCGAACGCCACCGTCTCCGGGGCCATCCGCTTCGCGGGGGACGAGGTCTCCTCGCTCGGTGAGCGCTCCTTCCGCGGGCTGCTCGGGCGGCGGATCGGCTATGTCCCGCAGGACCCGACCGTCTCGCTCAACCCGGTCAAGACCATCGGGCAGCAGGTGGCGGAGGTGCTCAGCATCCACCGGCTCGCCGACCGGCGCGCGGCCCACGAGCACGCGCTCGAGGCGCTGGAGCGGGCCGGCATCGACCGGCCGGCGGAACGTGCGGCGCAGTATCCGCACCAGCTCTCGGGAGGGCAGCGTCAGCGGGTCCTGATCGCCATCGCGCTGGCCGCGCGGCCGGAACTGGTGATCGCCGACGAGCCGACCAGCGCACTCGACGTGACCGTGCAGCGGCGCATCCTCGACCACTTGGACGAACTGACCGACGACCTCGGCGCGTCCACCCTGCTCATCACGCACGACCTCGGGATCGCCGCCGACCGCGCCGACCGCATCCTCGTACTGTCCGAGGGCAGGCTGGTCGAGTCCGGGACCCCCGACCGGGTCCTCGGCTCGCCGCAGCATGCCTACACGCGCGCGCTGCTGGCCGCGGCGCCGAGCCTGAACACCTCGGGCGGCACGTTCCTGACCCGCGCCCGAGCCGAACGGCCGGAATCCACCGACCCGCAGGAGCCGGGCGAGCCCCTGCTCATCGCGACCGGTCTGGTCAAGGACTTCGGCGGGAACCGGGCGGTGGACGACGTGAGCCTCGCCATCCACCGCGGCCGGACGCTCGCCCTCGTCGGCGAGTCCGGTTCGGGCAAGACGACGACCTCCCGGCTGGTGCTCCGGCTGGACGACCCGACCGCCGGCCGGATCGTCTTCGACGGGGAGGACATCACCGCCGCCCGCGGAGCCGCGCTCCGCCGGCTGCGCCGTCGCATCCAGGTCGTCCACCAGAACCCCTACGCCTCGCTCAACCCGCGGTTCCGCATCGCCGACCTGGTCGCCGAGCCGCTGCGCTCGCACGGCATCGGGACGCGGCAGGAACGAGCCGCGCGCGCACGGCTGCTGCTCGACCAGGTCGGCCTCCCCTCGGACGCAGCGGAGCGCCGGCCGTCCGAGCTCTCGGGAGGCCAGCGCCAGCGCGTCGCCATCGCGCGTGCGCTCGCCATCCGCCCCGACCTGGTCGTGCTGGACGAGCCGGTCTCCGCGCTGGACGTTCGCGTGCAGGCCCAAGTCCTCGACCTGCTCGCCTCGCTGCAGGCCGAGCTCGGCGTCGCGTACCTCTTCATCAGCCACGACCTCGCTGTCGTCCGTCAGGTCTCCGACGACGTCGCCGTCCTCCGCGAGGGCCGCGTCGTCGAGACGGGAACCGTCGCCGGCGTGTTCGACAGCCCCGACCACCCCTACACCCGCGACCTGCTGGAGGCCATCCCGGGCCGCAGCGCACCCCTCACCCCAAGGAGAACAGCATGA
- a CDS encoding amidohydrolase, whose translation MTELRDLSRPTEPSSSYLDALRDRTAERAARAEALTSPHRGAAPELASAVASAVQERSAAIAALSRRIFGTPEEAFREHHSAAAIAGAVRAEGWDAAVGVFGQPTAVLAQAGRPDGPAIAILAEYDALPGIGHGCGHNIIAASAVGAFLAVASVADRLDGRIVLLGTPAEEGNSGKELLARAGAFDGLDAAIMAHPFGYDAADHPFIGRRILRVHYAGVAAHASATPFMGRNALDAATLHYQAVAQLRQHLPPGDRVHGIVLHGGDRPSIVPASATLEYYLRSHEAATLRELSTRLREISEGVALATGTGVRLEWDPQPYTLPTRFNRPLTERWAVHQEQVGRRVLTRDVVPSELAASTDFGNVSVRVPGIHPVIAVSPPEVALHTEEFARYASSAAGDRAAVDAAHGLALTALDFLTDPALREAAAADFAAAGGRLDVEGYFS comes from the coding sequence GTGACTGAGCTGCGCGACCTCTCCCGGCCGACGGAGCCGAGCAGCAGCTACCTCGACGCGCTCCGCGACCGCACCGCCGAACGGGCAGCCCGAGCCGAGGCGCTGACCTCGCCCCACCGTGGTGCGGCTCCTGAGCTCGCCTCGGCGGTGGCTTCGGCCGTCCAGGAGCGGTCCGCCGCGATCGCCGCCCTGTCCCGGCGGATCTTCGGCACGCCGGAGGAGGCGTTCCGGGAGCACCACTCGGCGGCCGCGATCGCCGGCGCCGTCCGGGCCGAAGGGTGGGACGCCGCGGTGGGCGTCTTCGGCCAGCCGACCGCCGTCCTCGCGCAGGCCGGACGTCCCGACGGCCCGGCCATCGCCATCCTCGCGGAGTACGACGCCCTCCCGGGCATCGGCCACGGCTGCGGTCACAACATCATCGCGGCGAGCGCCGTCGGCGCCTTCCTCGCCGTCGCCTCGGTCGCCGACCGGCTCGACGGACGGATCGTGCTCCTCGGCACCCCGGCCGAGGAGGGCAACAGCGGCAAGGAGCTCCTGGCGCGGGCGGGCGCGTTCGACGGGCTCGACGCGGCGATCATGGCCCACCCGTTCGGCTACGACGCCGCCGACCATCCCTTCATCGGCCGCCGGATCCTCCGCGTCCACTACGCCGGCGTCGCCGCCCACGCCTCCGCCACACCGTTCATGGGCCGCAACGCACTGGACGCGGCGACCCTGCACTACCAGGCGGTCGCGCAACTGCGTCAGCACCTGCCACCCGGCGACCGGGTGCACGGCATCGTGCTGCACGGCGGCGACCGGCCGAGCATCGTCCCGGCGAGCGCCACGCTGGAGTACTACCTCCGCTCCCACGAGGCCGCGACCCTCCGGGAGCTGAGCACCCGGCTCCGGGAGATCTCCGAGGGGGTCGCGCTCGCCACCGGAACCGGCGTCCGGCTCGAGTGGGACCCGCAGCCGTACACGCTGCCGACCCGGTTCAACCGGCCGCTCACCGAGCGCTGGGCCGTGCACCAGGAGCAGGTGGGGCGGCGGGTGCTCACCAGGGACGTCGTCCCGAGCGAGCTCGCGGCGTCCACCGACTTCGGCAATGTCAGCGTCCGCGTCCCCGGCATCCACCCGGTCATCGCGGTGAGCCCGCCCGAGGTCGCGTTGCACACCGAGGAGTTCGCCCGGTACGCCTCCTCCGCGGCGGGCGACCGCGCCGCCGTCGATGCCGCGCACGGGCTCGCCCTGACCGCGCTCGACTTCCTGACCGACCCGGCGCTCCGCGAGGCCGCCGCAGCCGACTTCGCCGCCGCCGGCGGCCGCCTCGATGTGGAAGGGTACTTCTCGTGA
- a CDS encoding LLM class flavin-dependent oxidoreductase gives MKVIGLDLIANAPGGDGRPAPSPRERLAEVVANARLFEELGFDGFAVGERHHAPFLSSSPTVLLGHLAAVTSRIRLFTGVTLLSVLDPVRVAEDYATIDHLSGGRLELIIGKGNGPEQAELFGIERTEAWDTLRENYTLLRQLWSSRSVDWDPPAGAPGIRHSPLRGADVQPRPLQSRIRVWHGSATSPASVELAARHGDPIFSANAMNPLEQYAALVRRYRETWAETGRDPADATVGAGHVLHVARTSQQAREEYRPAYEAFVAAVSKADHSLPGTRTDYADYDDYVARSSALIGSPQEALDKLARYHEAFGHTTISIGGHPGQLSRTAWADSLELFRSDVRPVADGFIGDPAWPASVAEAPALAEAVPA, from the coding sequence ATGAAGGTCATCGGACTCGACCTGATCGCCAACGCGCCGGGGGGAGACGGGCGACCCGCCCCCTCCCCCCGGGAGCGGCTGGCCGAGGTGGTGGCGAACGCCCGCCTGTTCGAGGAGCTGGGCTTCGACGGGTTCGCCGTCGGGGAGCGGCATCACGCGCCGTTCCTCTCCAGCTCGCCGACCGTTCTGCTCGGGCACCTGGCGGCCGTGACCTCGCGCATCCGGCTGTTCACCGGCGTCACCCTGCTCTCGGTGCTCGACCCGGTGAGGGTGGCCGAGGACTACGCCACGATCGACCACCTCTCCGGCGGCCGGCTCGAGCTGATCATCGGGAAGGGCAACGGCCCCGAGCAGGCCGAGCTGTTCGGCATCGAGCGCACCGAGGCGTGGGACACCCTGCGGGAGAACTACACGCTGCTCCGGCAGCTCTGGTCCTCCCGTTCGGTAGACTGGGACCCACCGGCCGGCGCGCCGGGGATCCGGCACTCTCCGTTGCGCGGGGCTGACGTGCAACCCCGGCCGCTGCAGTCGCGGATCCGCGTCTGGCACGGTTCGGCGACCTCGCCGGCGTCGGTGGAGCTGGCCGCCCGGCACGGCGACCCGATCTTCTCCGCGAACGCGATGAATCCCCTCGAGCAGTACGCCGCGCTGGTCCGCCGCTACCGCGAGACGTGGGCCGAGACCGGGCGCGACCCGGCGGACGCGACGGTGGGCGCCGGCCACGTCCTGCACGTGGCCCGCACCTCCCAGCAAGCCCGCGAGGAGTACCGGCCCGCCTACGAGGCGTTCGTCGCCGCCGTGTCGAAGGCCGACCACTCGCTGCCCGGCACCCGCACCGACTACGCCGACTACGACGACTATGTGGCGCGTTCGTCCGCGCTGATCGGCAGCCCGCAGGAGGCGCTCGACAAGCTCGCCCGATACCACGAGGCGTTCGGGCACACCACGATCTCCATCGGCGGCCACCCCGGTCAGCTTTCGCGGACGGCGTGGGCGGACAGTCTGGAGCTCTTCCGCTCGGACGTGCGCCCGGTCGCGGACGGGTTCATCGGCGACCCGGCCTGGCCCGCGTCCGTCGCCGAGGCGCCCGCTCTGGCCGAGGCGGTGCCCGCGTGA
- a CDS encoding LLM class flavin-dependent oxidoreductase — protein sequence MTRIPLGILDLVPVPSGATPAQAVAATLDIVRRAEAAGYHRYWFAEHHFNPGVIGSSPAVLIALAGAVTDRIRLGSGAVQLSPQDTEATIAEEYALLATAFPGRIDLGVGRSGLASGGPSGPIDAPESVTPEGLLIPEPFRFERVFDAPKFKTLARLLVRGQGGADFADQVETIVALLADGVGSGDERVGLGTSPAGVAPELRLFGSGTLTARLAGRLGLPFAANYHSAPSGVLVSIQEYRRSFVPSERLGKPHVIVSADVVAAPTSARAAELASGYPAWVRSIRSGLGAIPYPTAAEAAELDWTDAERRLVDDRVRTQFVGTPAEVVERLTTLQRATGADELVLTTITHDPEDRAASFESIAREWDARERRD from the coding sequence GTGACGCGCATCCCGCTCGGCATCCTCGATCTCGTCCCCGTGCCGAGTGGGGCCACCCCGGCGCAGGCCGTCGCGGCGACCCTCGACATCGTGCGCCGGGCGGAGGCCGCCGGCTACCACCGGTACTGGTTCGCCGAACACCACTTCAACCCGGGTGTCATCGGCTCGTCGCCCGCCGTGCTCATCGCGCTTGCGGGCGCGGTCACCGACCGTATCCGCCTCGGCTCGGGCGCCGTCCAGCTCAGCCCGCAGGACACCGAGGCCACCATCGCCGAGGAGTACGCCCTCCTCGCGACCGCCTTCCCGGGCCGGATCGACCTGGGCGTCGGGCGGTCCGGGCTGGCGAGCGGGGGCCCGAGCGGTCCGATCGACGCGCCGGAGTCCGTGACGCCGGAAGGGCTCCTCATCCCGGAGCCCTTCCGCTTCGAGCGGGTGTTCGATGCGCCGAAGTTCAAGACCCTCGCACGCCTGCTCGTCCGCGGGCAAGGCGGCGCCGACTTCGCCGATCAGGTCGAGACGATCGTCGCGCTCCTCGCGGACGGAGTGGGATCCGGTGACGAGCGCGTCGGCCTCGGCACCAGTCCGGCCGGCGTCGCCCCGGAGCTGCGGCTGTTCGGCAGCGGCACCCTCACCGCGCGGCTCGCCGGGCGGCTCGGGCTCCCGTTCGCCGCCAACTATCACAGCGCGCCCTCCGGGGTCCTCGTGTCGATCCAGGAGTACCGGCGCAGCTTCGTTCCATCGGAACGGCTCGGGAAGCCGCACGTGATCGTCTCCGCCGACGTCGTCGCCGCTCCGACGAGCGCCCGCGCCGCCGAGCTGGCGTCCGGGTACCCGGCGTGGGTGCGCAGCATCCGCAGCGGACTCGGAGCGATCCCGTACCCGACGGCCGCCGAGGCCGCCGAGCTGGACTGGACCGACGCCGAGCGCAGACTCGTCGACGACCGGGTGCGCACGCAGTTCGTCGGCACGCCGGCCGAGGTCGTCGAGCGGCTGACGACGCTGCAGCGGGCAACCGGGGCGGACGAACTGGTGCTGACCACGATCACCCACGACCCCGAGGACCGGGCGGCGAGCTTCGAGTCGATCGCGCGGGAATGGGATGCGCGGGAACGGCGTGACTGA
- a CDS encoding ABC transporter substrate-binding protein: protein MTSPRIRRVTAGIATAAAAALVLSACAAHAAGSTSAASAKPVEGGDLTFALANDPITLNPTALGSGNDTLYVERQLFESLTEQDPKTGKVIPGLATKWQANADATQFTFTLRPGVTFSDGTPLTASVVKANFDDIVANATKAVNAVTALPNYAGTTVVNDSTATVSFSKPNGAFPQAASSVALALLSPKSLAIPFDDRATGTGLSGTGPFTLESYTKNTSVVLKKRSGYSWAPEDYSNRAAAHLDTVTFKIVPEAGVRTGGLTSKQFDAVGGVLPQDIATLKAGETGLVIRPNPGVAFGLTTYTKPGTILSDQKVRTALLTAIDRTAIQQSALTSDFKVASSVLAANTPGWVDLSKQLTSDPKASAKLLDDDGWKKGADGIRVKDGKRLTLRLGYIANFNPNQSIVELIQQQLKQLGIEVTVWTGTVPQYFAQSNAGAFDLAYGNLSRADGDVLRTQFLNALPSNTVKGYTDPQLNQLLLDQLATPDQDKRNAIAQQAGQRIVDLAYYIPVVELTTILGTGQNVHGIVLGADSRLGSLVDAYKTK from the coding sequence ATGACCAGTCCACGGATCCGGCGCGTCACCGCCGGGATCGCGACCGCCGCGGCGGCCGCCCTCGTCCTCAGCGCGTGCGCCGCGCACGCGGCAGGTTCCACGAGCGCCGCCTCGGCGAAGCCCGTCGAGGGAGGCGATCTGACCTTCGCTCTGGCGAACGACCCGATCACCCTCAACCCGACGGCGCTCGGCAGCGGCAACGACACCCTGTACGTGGAGCGCCAGCTCTTCGAGTCGCTGACCGAGCAGGACCCGAAGACCGGCAAGGTCATCCCGGGCCTCGCGACCAAGTGGCAGGCCAACGCGGACGCGACGCAGTTCACCTTCACGCTGCGTCCGGGCGTCACCTTCTCGGACGGCACCCCGCTGACCGCCTCCGTGGTGAAGGCCAACTTCGACGACATCGTGGCGAACGCCACGAAGGCGGTGAACGCGGTCACCGCACTGCCCAACTACGCCGGCACCACCGTCGTGAACGACTCCACCGCGACGGTGTCCTTCAGCAAGCCCAACGGTGCGTTCCCGCAGGCCGCGTCCAGCGTCGCGCTGGCGCTGCTGTCGCCGAAGTCGTTGGCGATCCCCTTCGACGACCGCGCCACCGGCACCGGCCTCAGCGGGACCGGTCCGTTCACGCTCGAGAGCTACACCAAGAACACCTCGGTGGTGCTGAAGAAGCGCTCCGGCTACAGCTGGGCTCCGGAGGACTACAGCAACCGCGCCGCCGCTCACCTCGACACGGTGACGTTCAAGATCGTCCCGGAGGCCGGTGTGCGCACCGGAGGCCTGACGTCGAAGCAGTTCGACGCGGTCGGCGGCGTGCTGCCGCAGGACATCGCCACACTCAAGGCCGGCGAGACCGGCCTCGTCATCCGCCCGAACCCCGGCGTCGCCTTCGGCCTGACCACCTACACCAAGCCGGGCACGATCCTGAGCGACCAGAAGGTCCGCACGGCACTGCTGACCGCGATCGACCGCACCGCGATCCAGCAGTCGGCGCTGACCTCCGACTTCAAAGTGGCGTCGAGCGTGCTCGCCGCCAACACGCCCGGCTGGGTGGACCTGAGCAAGCAGCTCACCAGCGACCCCAAGGCGTCGGCGAAGCTGCTCGACGACGACGGCTGGAAGAAGGGAGCGGACGGCATCCGGGTCAAGGACGGCAAGCGCCTCACCCTCCGGCTCGGTTACATCGCCAACTTCAACCCGAACCAGTCCATCGTCGAACTCATCCAGCAGCAGCTGAAGCAGCTCGGCATCGAGGTCACCGTGTGGACCGGAACGGTCCCGCAGTACTTCGCCCAGTCGAACGCCGGCGCGTTCGACCTCGCCTACGGCAACCTCTCCCGCGCTGACGGGGACGTGCTGCGCACGCAGTTCCTCAACGCCCTCCCGTCGAACACGGTCAAGGGCTACACGGACCCGCAGCTCAACCAGCTGCTGCTCGACCAGCTCGCGACGCCGGATCAGGACAAGCGGAACGCCATCGCGCAGCAGGCCGGTCAGCGCATCGTCGACCTGGCCTACTACATCCCCGTCGTCGAGCTGACGACGATCCTCGGGACCGGGCAGAACGTGCACGGCATCGTGCTCGGCGCGGACTCGCGGCTCGGGTCCCTCGTCGACGCGTACAAGACGAAATAG
- a CDS encoding LLM class flavin-dependent oxidoreductase, producing the protein MTRLTRLHFLTPGNYPDDDPARGLENTLRLIEAGERLGYDGAWVRQRHLEHGISSAAVFLGAATQRTSTIELGTAVIPIGYESPFRLGEDLATADVLSGGRLAIGLSAGTPPHADLIGDRVFDGDWRGYDLSYGRIERLLADLSGEFIGDEDTVIHSPGNVQRPRLQPHSPGLDRRVWYGGGSSASIRWAATHGLHLLTGNVISGEGTDDFVEAQRALIALHRSLTTRPDDLRVAFGRVLLPTDSADRATRQKYREYARERDARVGVAHGPRRTLFAADLVGPAEEIAERLAEDAAFADVSELRLELPYEFEEPDYEQVLNDTIELIAPRFGYVPGAGRAAEAEIQTVA; encoded by the coding sequence GTGACCCGGCTCACCCGCCTGCACTTCCTCACGCCGGGAAACTATCCCGACGACGACCCGGCACGCGGCCTGGAGAACACCCTCCGGCTGATCGAGGCGGGGGAGCGGCTGGGCTACGACGGCGCCTGGGTGCGGCAGCGCCACCTCGAGCACGGGATCTCCTCCGCCGCCGTGTTCCTCGGCGCCGCGACGCAGCGGACGTCGACGATCGAACTCGGCACCGCGGTCATCCCGATCGGCTACGAGAGCCCGTTCCGGCTGGGCGAGGACCTCGCGACCGCCGACGTGCTCTCGGGAGGCCGCTTGGCCATCGGGCTGAGCGCGGGCACACCGCCGCACGCCGACCTCATCGGCGATCGGGTGTTCGACGGCGACTGGCGCGGGTACGACCTCTCCTACGGCCGCATCGAGCGCCTGCTGGCGGACCTCTCCGGCGAGTTCATCGGCGACGAGGACACCGTCATCCATTCGCCGGGGAACGTGCAGCGCCCCCGGCTGCAGCCGCACAGCCCGGGCCTCGACCGGCGGGTCTGGTACGGCGGGGGCAGCAGCGCGTCCATCCGCTGGGCGGCGACGCACGGGCTGCACCTGCTGACCGGGAACGTGATCTCGGGCGAGGGCACGGACGACTTCGTGGAGGCCCAGCGCGCGCTGATCGCCCTGCACCGATCGCTCACCACCCGGCCGGACGACCTCCGGGTGGCGTTCGGGCGGGTGCTCCTTCCCACCGACAGTGCCGACCGGGCGACCCGGCAGAAGTACCGCGAGTACGCGCGCGAGCGCGATGCGCGGGTGGGTGTCGCGCACGGTCCCCGGCGGACGCTTTTCGCCGCCGACCTGGTCGGGCCGGCAGAGGAGATCGCTGAACGGCTGGCTGAGGACGCCGCGTTCGCGGACGTGTCCGAGCTGCGCCTGGAGCTGCCGTACGAGTTCGAGGAGCCGGACTACGAGCAGGTGCTGAACGACACGATCGAACTCATCGCACCGCGATTCGGTTACGTGCCCGGAGCCGGGCGTGCCGCGGAGGCGGAGATTCAGACGGTCGCGTAG